From Triticum aestivum cultivar Chinese Spring chromosome 4A, IWGSC CS RefSeq v2.1, whole genome shotgun sequence, a single genomic window includes:
- the LOC123082124 gene encoding TPD1 protein homolog 1B-like — protein MACFRIRSSAAAVVVVTMLLLQACFEVSASSSLQQHPHQSRKMLSVDASSVSSSGAGGPSAEPLELEECSEDLLEVFQNNAPSMAGGMPTYSVEFTNTCIDCAVCDVHVACGDFASNDVIDPDKFRRLGFNDCLVNGGRSIEPSFPVSFQYGNSFPYPMTVASASCDCN, from the exons ATGGCGTGCTTTCGGATTCGTTCAAGCGCTGCAGCTGTGGTCGTCGTCACCATGCTCCTGCTCCAAGCTTGCTTTGAAG TTTCAGCGTCTTCCTCGCTGCAGCAGCATCCGCATCAGTCGCGCAAGATGCTCAGCGTCGATGCATCTTCCGTGTCATCGAGCGGCGCCGGAGGCCCCTCGGCGGAGCCGTTGGAGCTGGAGGAGTGCTCGGAGGACCTCCTGGAGGTGTTCCAGAACAACGCGCCGAGCATGGCCGGCGGCATGCCGACGTACAGCGTGGAGTTCACCAACACCTGCATCGACTGCGCCGTGTGCGACGTCCACGTCGCGTGCGGCGACTTCGCCTCAAATGACGTCATCGACCCAGACAAGTTCCGCCGTCTCGGCTTCAACGACTGCCTCGTCAATGGCGGCAGGTCCATCGAGCCCAGCTTCCCTGTGTCGTTCCAGTACGGCAACTCCTTTCCCTACCCGATGACAGTCGCGTCCGCCTCCTGTGACTGTAACTAG